GCTGGTTTCTGGCAATACTTCTCAGGTCAGAAATCCTAAAGCCCTCTTCCAACGATTCGAAGTCGATCAGAATCAAATCATAGGCTGTCTGTTTGAGTTTGGAGGGAAGTTCGTTAGAGTCTTTCAATTCGTGAAGGGCGTGCCCCTGTTTTTTGAGCTGCATAAATTTTTCACGGTTTTTTTCTCTTGGATCCCAGACCAGGATTTTAAAGTGTCTATCTCGTTCAAGCAAAACATGTCGTGTTAGAAGTGGGCTGGAGGCCGTCTTGCCCTGATTCAGCAAATGTTGCAACACCTCCCACAACTCTATGCCATGGAGGGGTTGTGTCAAGTAGGCCTGGATTCCATGTTGAATACAAAGGGCGGCGTCGCCCCTTTCAGGGCTGGAGGTGATGAGGATGAAGGGTATATTTTTTCTTTCGGTCGATTTTTCCAGAAGCCACTCAAAGGCGGACTGCCCCAGCAATTCTTTTTCGACGATGACAAAATCTAGCGGAGGGCCTTCTTGGGTAGATCTTGAGAGGACCTTTCTGGCTTCCTCAGGCAGTGGGGTATAGAGGACTTCTAGCTTCCAGGATTCTATGAGTTGGGAAAGGGTCTGAAGAGATCCTGAAGGGGAGTCGATTACCAGTACTTTTTTGCCCGCTAGACTAAAGCGTCTTTGTTCAGGTTCTTCCACAAGCGGATGAATTTTTACCGGCAATTCCAGATGCAGTTTAAAAGTATTTGGGCCACTTTCAATCCAGTTTCTTCCCCCCATTTTTTTAACCAATTTTTGATAGAGAAAATTTTCCAGACGAAGCGTGTCCAATTTGAGGTCCATTTCTTTTCCAGGTATTTCCAATATGAAATGGAGGGATTCTTTCTGCGTTTGCTCTTCCTGGAGAGTGCCGTACACAGGGCCCTTGCAGACAAGTCCCTGAGCGAAAAACAGGCTCACGATTCTTTTGAGTTGAGCGGGAGATCCCAGTAAAGTGTCGGGAATAAGTGGAGGAATCAAAAATTCAAAACTTCCCTGATTCTCTGAAAAAAGATGGGAGTAGAGTTGGATGATTTTGCCCAGGCTGGTTCTCAGGCTAAAAGGGATTTCTTCATTGGCCGGATTGTCCTTCTCCAAAAAATCCATCAGGGAATGTGTGGTTGCCAGCAGCGAATCTGAAAGCTCCTTCATTTTTTGAAATTCAATCTGATCTTGTGGCAGCGAGGATTGTTCCAATAAATATTGATGAAGGGGTTCCAATTTTCCTAAACCACGGCGTACCTGTTTGGCAAAGAGTAAAAGGATCTCTGAATCTTGCAGGTCTTCATGAGTTGTGAAAAAAGAGTTTAGCATAATACATTAATTGTACTAAAAACAATCATTCTCCAAAATTTAAGGAAGAGGCCTCTTCATTTTCCAAATTTGTCTCATTCTCTTCCAGGTTGAGGTGATCCGGCAGCGAATGGCCTTCCTCCCGATAGAGTTTCAGCTTGTTTCTTAAGGTTCTTACACTCACCCCCAAAGAACTTGCTGCCTTGATCCGGTTTCCCTCAAAGTGTTCCAGGGCTTTGTAGATCATCTGACGCTCGATCTCCTTGATACTACTGACGGGAACGTTAAAACCTTCAAAACTGGAACTGGTTTCCGATTTTTCGTTGAATCTTGCTTCAGGCCTCATTTCCAGGCCGTTTCCTTCATCCCCCTCATCAAAGCAAATATTCTCAATTGTTTTTCCAGAGCTGAGATAGATGCTTCGGATCAAAATATTTTCCAGTTCACGGATGTTTCCAGGCCAAGGGTATTGCATGAGCTGTTTCTGTGCAGAAGGGGAAAAGTAAAGCCGCCGGTCCTGGTGTTCCGAATTGTAGCGGTTCAAAATATGCTCTGCCAACACAGGGATATCTTCGGGTCTTTCCCGAAGGGAAGGGATGCGCACAGAAATAACATTGAGTCGATAATATAAATCTTCCCGAAACGCCTTATTTTTCACCGATTCTTTTAAATCCCGGTTGGTAGTTGCAATGAGACGAACATCCAGGCGAATTTTTTGATGTCCCCCCACGCGGTAAAGTTCTTTTTCCTGGATGACACGTAGCAGCTTGCTTTGCAGCTGTATGTCCATTTCGGTAATTTCATCCAAAAGCAAGGAGCCTTGTTGGGCCATTTCAAATTTACCGATGCGCTTGGCAATGGCACCTGTAAAAGCTCCACGTTCATAACCAAAAAGTTCAGATTCGAGCAGATTGCCTGGGATGGAAGCGCAGTTGATTCCCACAAAAGAATTGTTTTTGCGACGGGAAAGTCGATGCAGCGTCCTGGAATAAATCTCTTTTCCGACACCCGATTCCCCCGAGATGAGCACCGTAATATCGCTGTCTGCCACTTGTAAAAGAAAGCCTACCGCCTTTTTCATGGCCGGATTCCTTTGTACACTGGGCAGCGTGGTGATGTCGTAATATTTTGAAGTTTCTTCTTCTTTTTTTTCACCGCCTTCTTCGGAGAGTAAGTTTTCTAGGAGCTGGTTGCTTTGTTTCTCGTCAAAAGGTTTGTACAAGATTTGAATTTCCCTGTTCTTCAATTCCTCTTCACAATTTTTGAGATCCTCCGGATAGGCCAGTAACACCACTCTCAGCTGGGGTTGTTCGAGATTGATTTTTTCGAGGGCCTGAAAAATGTTTTTGTCCAGCAGACTCACATCCAAAAAAAGCAAGTCTGCTTCCTGCTGGAGTAAAATTCCAAGACCTGGGGCATCCGATGCCTTCAAAACCGTGAAGGGATATTTCTCCAGATTGCTCAGGAGGATGCGTCGTGTAATTTTTTGACTGTCAGCGACTAGAATTTTCACAGCCTTCCCCTAGTATGATCTTAAAATTTTATTCAATAGTTAAAAACAGAACCGTCAAGCACGAGGAATCAATTCCAGATCCCCAAAAAAGTTGAGCAGCTGCGGGTATTCGGGATTCAGGATCTTCGCCCAATCGCCCTGAGTCTTATCGCTATAATTTTTCCACAACTCCATTGCCTGATCATTTTGGCCATTTTTTTGATAGGCCCGCAGTAGTTGAAAAATGGTATCCAGCGGGATATCCTCGAGCCTGATTTTGGGTTTTAGTTTTTCGTATTCCGCCAGGGTTTCTGCAGAGTGGTTTTGGTCCACCTGAAGGCTCAGTTTTTCAAAGTAGGCCCTTTTTTGCAGGGCTTCCAATAGCCTGGAAACAGAAGTTGGATTGGTTTCAGGTGTGGTTTCATCCCAGATACTGGGATCTGTCGGGAGTAGAGAAAGGAAACGTTCCGCCTGAGCGAGCGATCCCGCATATCGGGCGCAGGAGGTTCCCTGAATGGCATACTTGTAAAGTTCGTAGGCGCTCAATTTTATTTTTAATAAATGATCAAAGCTCTGACTACACTGCAGGTAGTTCCCTTCACTCAAAGCCAAGGCGGCCTGGTTCAGGAGATAAAGTTTCTGGCTTCTTTCCTGGCTGGGAATGTCATGGACGTAGGAAAGAATTTGGGCAAGCAAATCGAATTCTCCCAGCAAGGCATAGTTCCTTCCCAGCTCCAGGGCTAATTCCACTTTTAAATCTGGGCTGAGGTCATATTCGAAGAGCATCCTTTGCAAAAGACGACTGGACGAGGTGATCATTTCAATTTCGGTGTAGGCATTCGCTGCAGCAAGAAGGAGTTTTATTTTATTTTCTGTGGCCGGAGCAATTTCGACAATGGGTTCCAAACTGTCCAGCAGAGAGAGGAGGCGGGTGTATTCGCCATTTTCTCTGTATCCTTCCGATTCCTTGAGCAAAAGGTTTACTATCTGTTCGGACATTTCTGAAACCAGCTTGTCCTTTGCATCTTGAAAAGAGTGGCTATGAGCCAAGTTTTTCCAGGTTTCATAGACCACTTCTTTTTGATTGCTTTTCCAACGAAGCAGGCTTTGTAAAAACAAGGCCTCCTCCCTGTAGTTTTCAGAACCTTCTTTGGTAAGGATTTTTTCCATTTTCTCGATAGAATCGGGGTAGTATTTTTCCAGTCCTAACTTCAGCACTAGACGGGCGGATTGCACCGCGAGGGCTTTTTCCAGATTGGAGGAAGGGGCCACGGGATGGAAGTCTCTAAATTTATCCTCATAAAGGGCCAGTTGACCTGTGTTCTTCAATTCCATTTGGAGGATATGATATTCGATGTAGTCTTTGACCGATTGATGAAAAGGGGCTTCTTGAATTTCCTTGAAAATTTTTAGGGCTTGTTCCGATTCCCCTATTTGAAACAAGGCTTCTGCATAATAGAGTTTCGAATAGGGAACAATGGAACTTTCTTTTGAATCGAGAAATCTTTCTGCATGTTTGTACCATTCTACAGCCTTCGAAAATTGCTGTTGCATAAACAGGCAATCTCCATAGCGTAGGGCAAAATCTGCGGTCAGATCTTCTTCATTGATTTTGGAAGAGACGACCCAAAAAAAATCTTCAGCACGGATAAATCGTTTTCTTAGAAAGTAAGATTCCATGAGGACGGTCCGAAAAGCAACGGACCATTCTTTGATGGGAGTCCATTTTTCTTCCTGGCGATTCACCAGAAGAGTGGCTTCGCGGTACTCTTTCAGCTTTATCAGCAAAACGCAAAGATGGTAAGTTCCCAGCAGGGATTCGCTGGATTCAGGAAAATTCGAGAGGGCATCGATGTAAGCATTTCTGGCTTCAAGTGCCAGGGGGCTATCTTCTCGTCCAGACTCCATGTTGCTTAAGGCATGAAGCAGATTCGCTTTGAAAAAATAGTGGTTAATTTTTAAACTGGGGTCGTGTTTTTCAATGAGACTATTGATGCGTTCAATGAGGTTTTCGTAGACCTTTGCCTGTTGTTTATTCGGGTAGTAGGTGAAATCAAACTCTACCAGGCCCAACTCTTTCCAGTCGTAAGAAGGCATGAATATTTTTAATCGAGCAGGATAAAGTGGATAATCCTTAGCCAGAGGGGCATCCTGGTTGGGTGAGACGGAAGAAATTTCTTCTTGTCCTTTCAGGATGGGGATCAATGAAAAATCTGCTCGCTCGGCCCCCCAGGCTTTATTCGGTAGGGATAAATTTGAAAGAAAAACGATAAAGACAAAAAAAGAAATGAAAAAATTCATAAAAAAAGGAGTCGTTTTTGAATTATTTTTTATAATGTCGATCCGTTAGCGAGAATGAATGTAACGTCTAGGCTTTTGGGATGCAATCTTTCATTATCTTTGCAACGTATTTTTGTGTTTCTTTATAGGGGGGAATTCCACCATGTTTTTTGACCGCACCAGGGCCTGCGTTATAAGCGGCTAGAGCCAGTTGCACATTTTGATCAAAACGATCCATCATGTTTCTCAAATATTTTGCCCCTCCCCGAACATTCTCTTCAATACTATAAATGTGTTTTACCCCCATCTCCTTGGCCGTTCCAGGCATCAGTTGCATGAGCCCTTTTGCCCCTGCCGGAGAACTTGCCCTGGGGTTAAAATTCGATTCTGCCTTAATGACGGAGTGAAGCAGGGAGATGGGCAGAGAGAAAGCCTGGGCGGCATCTTCCACCGCTTTTTGAATTTCTGCCTTTACTGGAGTTGTATTCCCTTGGGAGGCATTCTCAAGCTGAAGGGCTTGCTCGAAATTTTTTATCTCCTTTTTGCCATTAAGTCCTTCTGCTTTGTCTTTATGGGGTTGCACATTTCTTACTGGCAGAGCCTGGGCCCAGTAATCTTTCAGGGTCATGTTTTTTGGTAGCGAGTTCATCATAATGCAATGAATTAGCAATGATAGTGCCAAGGTGAATGGCCTAAGTCCCCTGGGCATCTTTTTACTTTCTTATGCAGTTTTAAACGAGGCTTTCATTCTGCCCTTTTGCGGGGAAAATATTTCCCTGCTTTCAGGGAAAAAAAGTAACTCAGAAATTTTGGGTTTCTTAAATCCTTATTTCATCTTCATAAAATAAATTATGAATTATAAATGCTTAGCACCTCATTGGTTGAAAAAAACAAAATTGGTCTGGGCTTTGCACAGATAAGCGCTGAAAGGAAAAATTATGAGCTTAGGAGTACAAGCAGCAATTGAGGTGATGGGGATGAAGGAGCGTCAGTTAGAGGCTCTGTCTCATAACATTGCCAATGCAAATACCACTGGCTTTAAAGAAGAGCAGTTGCGTTTTGAAGCCAAGCTGGAAGAGGCCTTAAAGAAAGATCCTACTTATGTTCCCCAAACCGAAAAGGTGATTGATTTTAGTCAGGGGGCCTTGGTGCCCACCAACAATCCCTATGATGTGGCACTCCAGGGATCAGGGTTTCTAGAAGTTCAAAATGAACAGGGAACTTTTTATACGCGTAATGGGGCCTTGACCACGGATGCAGCGGGGAATTTGAAAACTGCTGCGGGTGCACAGGTGATTGGGCAAAGTGGACCGATACAAATTACCAAGGATGGAAAGGTTGATATTTCGAAGATCGGAGAAATTACCATAAACGGAGAATCCATCGCCAAGCTGAAGGTAGTGGATTTTGACGATAAAAGTAAGCTCTCTTCAGTGGGAGCCAGTCTCTACCAGGCTCCAAACGGTACTCAGCCGAAAGTACTTCAAAATCCTTTCGTGGTTCAGGGAAGTCAGGAAAGTTCGAATGTGAATACGATCAAAAATTTATCACAATTGATTGAAGTG
The sequence above is drawn from the Deltaproteobacteria bacterium genome and encodes:
- the flgF gene encoding flagellar basal-body rod protein FlgF; protein product: MSLGVQAAIEVMGMKERQLEALSHNIANANTTGFKEEQLRFEAKLEEALKKDPTYVPQTEKVIDFSQGALVPTNNPYDVALQGSGFLEVQNEQGTFYTRNGALTTDAAGNLKTAAGAQVIGQSGPIQITKDGKVDISKIGEITINGESIAKLKVVDFDDKSKLSSVGASLYQAPNGTQPKVLQNPFVVQGSQESSNVNTIKNLSQLIEVNRQYEAYQRVVRMQDKMNQDAPATLGRLS
- a CDS encoding lytic transglycosylase domain-containing protein, encoding MPRGLRPFTLALSLLIHCIMMNSLPKNMTLKDYWAQALPVRNVQPHKDKAEGLNGKKEIKNFEQALQLENASQGNTTPVKAEIQKAVEDAAQAFSLPISLLHSVIKAESNFNPRASSPAGAKGLMQLMPGTAKEMGVKHIYSIEENVRGGAKYLRNMMDRFDQNVQLALAAYNAGPGAVKKHGGIPPYKETQKYVAKIMKDCIPKA
- a CDS encoding sigma-54-dependent Fis family transcriptional regulator — its product is MKILVADSQKITRRILLSNLEKYPFTVLKASDAPGLGILLQQEADLLFLDVSLLDKNIFQALEKINLEQPQLRVVLLAYPEDLKNCEEELKNREIQILYKPFDEKQSNQLLENLLSEEGGEKKEEETSKYYDITTLPSVQRNPAMKKAVGFLLQVADSDITVLISGESGVGKEIYSRTLHRLSRRKNNSFVGINCASIPGNLLESELFGYERGAFTGAIAKRIGKFEMAQQGSLLLDEITEMDIQLQSKLLRVIQEKELYRVGGHQKIRLDVRLIATTNRDLKESVKNKAFREDLYYRLNVISVRIPSLRERPEDIPVLAEHILNRYNSEHQDRRLYFSPSAQKQLMQYPWPGNIRELENILIRSIYLSSGKTIENICFDEGDEGNGLEMRPEARFNEKSETSSSFEGFNVPVSSIKEIERQMIYKALEHFEGNRIKAASSLGVSVRTLRNKLKLYREEGHSLPDHLNLEENETNLENEEASSLNFGE